Proteins from a genomic interval of Coccinella septempunctata chromosome 2, icCocSept1.1, whole genome shotgun sequence:
- the LOC123307367 gene encoding protein JTB-like isoform X2, with translation MIESCPKRRMFLGITVLGFLTILVLIIESQWTEARDISRKRTFVIEQNSTCWQHETYEIIKDCEPCTESEINSRNLRVCMKTHYKELLKCSSGEVVLRSCDSAAYYDERAFWTFELFMFMLSTISFLCFISRQKVLNKRMMQRVQRQLANSV, from the exons ATGATAGAATCTTGTCCAAAAAGGCGTATGTTCTTGGGAATAACTGTTTTAGGATT CTTAACTATATTGGTGTTGATCATTGAATCACAGTGGACAGAGGCTAGGGATATCTCAAGGAAACGTACATTTGTTATCGAACAAAACTCAACTTGTTGGCAACACGAAACTTATGAAATTATCAAGGATTGTGAACCTTGCACAG AGTCGGAGATAAATAGCAGAAACCTTAGAGTTTGTATGAAGACACACTATAAGGAACTATTAAAATGTTCAAGTGGAGAAGTAGTCCTTCGGAGTTGTGATAGTGCTGCCTATTATGATGAACGAGCATTTTGGACATTTGAGCTGTTTATGTTCATGTTATCAACTATATCTTTTTTATGCTTCATATCCCGTCAGAAGGTTTTGAATAAGCGAATGATGCAAAGAGTTCAGAGACAGCTTGCTAATAGTGTCTGA